The Anaeromyxobacter sp. Fw109-5 genomic interval ACCTCGTGATCGTGCGCCCAGAGGCAGAGGTCCATCTCCCGGTACGGGAGCGCGAAGAAGAACTCCTCCTGCGTCTGGGACAGCGAGAACGTATCGGTGGTGGGGGGACGCGCCCGGATCTCCCCAGGGACGCCCAGGTGCTCGGCGAGCGCGTAGACCTGGGTCTTGTACAGGTGCGCGATCGGCTTGAAGTCGGCGGCGCCGTCTCCCTGCTTCACGAAGAACCCCTGGTCGTACTCGAGGCGATTCGGGGTGCCGGCGACGGCGAAGTTGAGCCGATCCGCGTGGTAGTACTCCATCATCTTGCGCGCGCGCTGCTTGAAGTTCGTCGCCGCCACGAGCTGGAGATACGCCGCGGCCGACATCCGGGAGCTCCGCTCGCGACCCAGCGGGTCCGCGACCGTGAGGAGCGTCACGTTGAGGCGGTCTCCCGCGAGGAGCGAGGGGAGGGTGAGCTTGCACCGCCATCCCTCCCCGTACTCGGGGACCACCGACCGGATCGCCTCCAGCTGCCGCTCGTAGCAGCCGAGCCCTGCCAGCGCGGGTCCGACGTCCTCGACCAGGTGGCGGATCCCGAGGTGGTCGGCGAGCGAGCGGCCGAGCCTCAGCGCGTCGCTCGAGGAGTCGCGCTCGGGCATGAGCAGCCCGAGCACCCGGTCCGCGCCGAGCGCGCGCGTGCAGAGCGTCGCGACGACGGAGCTGTCGATGCCCCCCGACATCCCGACGACGGCGCCGCGGCGCCGTAGCGTCCCGAGCACCTGGTCACGGATGGCCTGCTCTATCCCTTCGGCTGCCCTCGCCGCGTCGATTCGCAGCACATCCCGCGTGAACATGGCGTGTCGGACAATAGGACGTCTCCGCGCGGGCAACACGCCACGGAATGGGGCGGTCGTTGCGATGAGGAGCTCCCGCCCAATACTTACCCGCACCGTGAACTCGCCGTTCCTGCACGAATGGCTCTTCTTCCACGCCGCCCGCCGGCCCGACGCCCCGGCGGTGGCGACCCCCGCGCTGCGCCTGACCTACGGCGAGCTCGCCACCCGGGTACGCGCGCTGGCCGCGCACCTCGCGGAGCACGGGGTCGCGGCGGGGGACCGGGTCGTGCTCGCCGTGCCGAACACCCCGGCGACCGTCGTCGCCGGGCTCGCCGTGAATGCGCTCGGCGGCACGGCCGTGGAGGTGAACCGGGAGTGGGGCGGAGAGGTGCTCTCCGGGGTCGTCGCCCAGACCGGTGCCCGCCACGCGGTGATCTGGGGGCGCGACCTCCGAACCTGGGCCGGCGTCGCCGCGCGCTCGCGGCTCGACGCCGTCTGGGTGCTCCACGCGGCCGGGCTCCCGGAGGCGCTGCCGGGCGTCGCGTCCACCTCGGTCCTCCTCGAGGACGGCCGGCTGCACGCGGCGGCCCCGGCTTCGCCGCCGCCGTCACCCGAGCTGCGGCCCGACTCGCCGGCGCTCATCCTGTACACGTCCGGGAGCACCGGCCGGCCGCGCGGGGTCGTGCAGACGTTCCGCAACGTCGACGCGAACACCCGATCGATCGTGCAGTACCTCGGACTCGGCGCGGACGACCGCGCCCTGCTGGTCTTGCCGCTCTACTACTGCTACGGCCGCAGCGTGCTGCAGACGCACCTGTTCGCCGGCGGCTCGGTGTTCCTCGACAGCCGCTTCGCGTTCCCCCGGGTGGTCCTGGACGCGCTCGCCTCGGAGCAGTGTACGGGCTTCGCCGGGGTCCCGCTCACGTTCGAGATCATCCGGCGGCAGGTGAACGTGGCGTCGATGGCGTTCCCCAGGCTGCGATACCTCACCCAGGCCGGAGGCGCCATGGCGCCGGAGACCATCGACTGGGTGCGCCGCGCGTTCGAGCCGGCGAAGCTGTTCGTCATGTACGGACAGACCGAGGCGACGGCACGCCTCTCGTACCTGCCGCCCGGCAGGGCGGAGGACAAGCGCGGCTCCATCGGCGTCCCCATCCCCGGGGTCGAGCTGCGCGTGGTCGACGAGCAGGGCCGTGAGCTGGCGCCCGGCGCCGTGGGGCACCTCGTGGCGCGCGGGGGCAACGTGACCCTCGGATACCTCGACGAGCCCGAGGCGACCGCGGAGATCCTGCGCGAAGGGTGGCTCTGGACCGGGGACCTCGCCTACCGAGACTCCGAGGGGTTCCTGTTCCATCAGGGACGCTCGAAGGAGATCCTGAAGGTCGGTGGCCATCGGGTGAGCCCCGTGGAGATCGAGCACGTCATCGCGGACCACCCCGACGTCGCCGAGGCCGCGGTGATCGGGATCCGGCACGACCTCGTGGGCGAGGTCCCCGCCGCGTTCGTCGTCGGCCGGGCGGGCAGGAGCCCGAGCGAGGCGGCCTTGCTCCAGCATTGCCGCGAGCAGCTGCCGCCCTACAAGGTGCCCGTCAAGTTCACCGTCGTCGAGGCGCTCCCGCGCAACGAGGCGGGCAAGCTCCTGCGCGCGGAGCTCGCCCGCCGCGCCTCCGAGTGAACCCCGGCGCCGGGGGCGCGCCGGCTCGGTCCTCGGTGAGGCTCCTCGCCCGTGGAGCGTGCGCTGGGAGGAACGAGCGTGACCCGGATTCTCGGGACGCGCTCGGCGTGCAGACGCTCGCCGTGCCGCCCCCGTGAGATTGCGCCGGCGGGAGGAACCTCTCATGCCGTGGGATCGCAGGACTCGACGTGTGAGATAAGCGCCCTTACCTGAGCGTACGGTTCCAAAGGGCGAGCGCGGTGGGGGGTGAAGATGGCTCACGCTGGGTCCATCCGGGTGGATGGCTGGTTGACGATGCGCTGTCGGGCCGCGGCTGCGTTCGCTGCGGGTACGGCCGCGCTCGCTCACCCCGGCTGGCGGTACGCCGCCATCTTCGCCGTGGACGGCGCCGCCGCCCTCGCCGCTCTGCACGTCGCGTTCTGGCTGCGGTTCGAGGGCGAGCTCCCGCTCTTCTACGGCCGGATGCTCCCGGCGGTGTCGGCCCTCC includes:
- the nadE gene encoding NAD(+) synthase; this translates as MFTRDVLRIDAARAAEGIEQAIRDQVLGTLRRRGAVVGMSGGIDSSVVATLCTRALGADRVLGLLMPERDSSSDALRLGRSLADHLGIRHLVEDVGPALAGLGCYERQLEAIRSVVPEYGEGWRCKLTLPSLLAGDRLNVTLLTVADPLGRERSSRMSAAAYLQLVAATNFKQRARKMMEYYHADRLNFAVAGTPNRLEYDQGFFVKQGDGAADFKPIAHLYKTQVYALAEHLGVPGEIRARPPTTDTFSLSQTQEEFFFALPYREMDLCLWAHDHEVSAAQVGAALGLTAEQVERVYRDIEAKRRASRYLHEAPLLVTELPGS
- a CDS encoding class I adenylate-forming enzyme family protein; amino-acid sequence: MNSPFLHEWLFFHAARRPDAPAVATPALRLTYGELATRVRALAAHLAEHGVAAGDRVVLAVPNTPATVVAGLAVNALGGTAVEVNREWGGEVLSGVVAQTGARHAVIWGRDLRTWAGVAARSRLDAVWVLHAAGLPEALPGVASTSVLLEDGRLHAAAPASPPPSPELRPDSPALILYTSGSTGRPRGVVQTFRNVDANTRSIVQYLGLGADDRALLVLPLYYCYGRSVLQTHLFAGGSVFLDSRFAFPRVVLDALASEQCTGFAGVPLTFEIIRRQVNVASMAFPRLRYLTQAGGAMAPETIDWVRRAFEPAKLFVMYGQTEATARLSYLPPGRAEDKRGSIGVPIPGVELRVVDEQGRELAPGAVGHLVARGGNVTLGYLDEPEATAEILREGWLWTGDLAYRDSEGFLFHQGRSKEILKVGGHRVSPVEIEHVIADHPDVAEAAVIGIRHDLVGEVPAAFVVGRAGRSPSEAALLQHCREQLPPYKVPVKFTVVEALPRNEAGKLLRAELARRASE